One genomic region from Dermacentor variabilis isolate Ectoservices chromosome 6, ASM5094787v1, whole genome shotgun sequence encodes:
- the LOC142585523 gene encoding cytochrome P450 302a1, mitochondrial-like isoform X1, translating into MGLHSWTTNAVQLQSRILRKMRCLRRSLLCAVHRTGFRENSSLAAAAAEKQRPVEHDVCPVHGDKLQQLQGIRSRPAGAISDTARPFHEIPGPKPLPLIGNIWRYLPLIGDMDLTRMHRNAQKLLDRYGPLVREVVVGDRVVVHVFDPRDMEHVFRHEGRYPARLSHRALLKYRRERPHMYSSGGLFPTNGEEWFRLRHMFQKPLMQRDAMSAYIDVLQDVTLDVANLVRQTRDSRTLEVEDFLKELYQWALECTGVLALNTRLGCLQRGLSSESEQQRLVEAASETHRIIMVTENGLPFWKMWNTPAYRKLVESQDFMASVVSKYLERTKVADQNVETGRELTVLEKLLSTPGADLKDVFAMILDMFLAGIDTTAYSTTFILYYLARNRRCQDKLALELGTLLPTKDSKLSMEQLQEAVYLRACIKESLRLSPIAIGVGRVLPEDIVLSGYTVPAGTVLIMHNQVACRQESNYPEPDAYWPERWLKERSEGGRAHPFTLLPFGYGPRMCIGKRFAETVMCLLVARIVRNFVLEYKHEDLDCFTRLINVPDKPLRMTFIDRNS; encoded by the exons ATGAGATGCCTACGAAGAAGCCTGCTATGCGCGGTGCATCGGACTGGGTTCCGGGAGAACAGCTCGTTAGCCGCTGCGGCAGCCGAGAAGCAACGTCCTGTGGAGCACGATGTGTGCCCCGTACACGGCGACAAGCTACAGCAGTTGCAAGGCATCAGAAGCCGACCAGCCGGCGCTATCAGCGACACCGCAAGGCCGTTCCACGAGATTCCTGGCCCTAAACCATTGCCGCTGATCGGAAACATCTGGAGATACCTGCCACTTATAG GCGATATGGACCTGACGCGGATGCATCGGAACGCGCAGAAGCTGCTCGACCGGTACGGGCCTCTGGTGCGAGAGGTGGTTGTGGGCGATCGCGTGGTCGTGCACGTGTTCGACCCGCGCGACATGGAGCACGTGTTCCGCCACGAAGGGCGCTACCCGGCGCGGCTCTCGCACCGGGCGCTTCTCAAGTACCGTCGCGAGCGGCCGCACATGTACAGCAGCGGAGGGCTGTTCCCCAC GAATGGCGAAGAGTGGTTCAGGCTACGGCACATGTTCCAGAAGCCGCTCATGCAACGGGACGCCATGTCTGCCTACATCGACGTCTTGCAAGATGTCACCCTGGACGTCGCCAACCTGGTACGGCAAACGCGGGATAGCAGAACGCTTGAAGTTGAAGACTTCCTCAAGGAGCTCTACCAGTGGGCCCTGGAAT GCACGGGAGTGCTGGCGTTGAACACAAGGCTGGGTTGCCTTCAGCGAGGTTTGAGCAGTGAGTCGGAGCAACAGCGGCTCGTGGAGGCCGCGTCGGAGACGCACCGCATCATCATGGTGACGGAGAACGGGCTGCCTTTCTGGAAGATGTGGAACACTCCCGCCTACCGGAAGCTGGTCGAGTCGCAGGACTTCATGGCCAG TGTAGTCAGCAAATACCTGGAGAGGACGAAAGTGGCGGATCAGAACGTCGAAACCGGAAGGGAGCTCACCGTGCTCGAAAAGTTGCTGTCTACGCCTGGAGCCGACCTCAAGGATGTCTTCGCCATGATACTCGACATGTTCCTAGCCGGCATCGACACG ACAGCGTACTCGACCACATTTATCCTCTACTACCTGGCAAGGAACCGGCGGTGTCAAGACAAGCTGGCTCTGGAGCTAGGAACCCTGCTTCCCACCAAAGACTCCAAGCTCAGCATGGAACAACTTCAGGAGGCGGTGTACCTCAGAGCCTGTATTAAGGAAAGCCTAAG ACTTAGCCCCATCGCAATAGGTGTCGGTCGGGTCCTTCCAGAAGACATCGTGCTCTCTGGATACACTGTTCCTGCAGGG ACTGTGCTCATCATGCACAACCAAGTGGCCTGCCGCCAGGAGAGCAACTACCCGGAGCCCGACGCGTACTGGCCCGAGCGGTGGCTGAAGGAGCGCAGCGAGGGGGGCCGGGCGCACCCGTTCACTCTGCTGCCATTCGGTTACGGACCACGGATGTGCATCGGCAAGCGCTTCGCCGAGACCGTCATGTGCCTGCTCGTGGCCAGG ATCGTTCGAAACTTCGTCTTGGAGTACAAACACGAGGATCTCGACTGCTTCACGCGGCTCATCAACGTGCCAGACAAGCCGCTCAGAATGACCTTTATCGACAGAAATTCATGA
- the LOC142585523 gene encoding cytochrome P450 302a1, mitochondrial-like isoform X2 encodes MRCLRRSLLCAVHRTGFRENSSLAAAAAEKQRPVEHDVCPVHGDKLQQLQGIRSRPAGAISDTARPFHEIPGPKPLPLIGNIWRYLPLIGDMDLTRMHRNAQKLLDRYGPLVREVVVGDRVVVHVFDPRDMEHVFRHEGRYPARLSHRALLKYRRERPHMYSSGGLFPTNGEEWFRLRHMFQKPLMQRDAMSAYIDVLQDVTLDVANLVRQTRDSRTLEVEDFLKELYQWALECTGVLALNTRLGCLQRGLSSESEQQRLVEAASETHRIIMVTENGLPFWKMWNTPAYRKLVESQDFMASVVSKYLERTKVADQNVETGRELTVLEKLLSTPGADLKDVFAMILDMFLAGIDTTAYSTTFILYYLARNRRCQDKLALELGTLLPTKDSKLSMEQLQEAVYLRACIKESLRLSPIAIGVGRVLPEDIVLSGYTVPAGTVLIMHNQVACRQESNYPEPDAYWPERWLKERSEGGRAHPFTLLPFGYGPRMCIGKRFAETVMCLLVARIVRNFVLEYKHEDLDCFTRLINVPDKPLRMTFIDRNS; translated from the exons ATGAGATGCCTACGAAGAAGCCTGCTATGCGCGGTGCATCGGACTGGGTTCCGGGAGAACAGCTCGTTAGCCGCTGCGGCAGCCGAGAAGCAACGTCCTGTGGAGCACGATGTGTGCCCCGTACACGGCGACAAGCTACAGCAGTTGCAAGGCATCAGAAGCCGACCAGCCGGCGCTATCAGCGACACCGCAAGGCCGTTCCACGAGATTCCTGGCCCTAAACCATTGCCGCTGATCGGAAACATCTGGAGATACCTGCCACTTATAG GCGATATGGACCTGACGCGGATGCATCGGAACGCGCAGAAGCTGCTCGACCGGTACGGGCCTCTGGTGCGAGAGGTGGTTGTGGGCGATCGCGTGGTCGTGCACGTGTTCGACCCGCGCGACATGGAGCACGTGTTCCGCCACGAAGGGCGCTACCCGGCGCGGCTCTCGCACCGGGCGCTTCTCAAGTACCGTCGCGAGCGGCCGCACATGTACAGCAGCGGAGGGCTGTTCCCCAC GAATGGCGAAGAGTGGTTCAGGCTACGGCACATGTTCCAGAAGCCGCTCATGCAACGGGACGCCATGTCTGCCTACATCGACGTCTTGCAAGATGTCACCCTGGACGTCGCCAACCTGGTACGGCAAACGCGGGATAGCAGAACGCTTGAAGTTGAAGACTTCCTCAAGGAGCTCTACCAGTGGGCCCTGGAAT GCACGGGAGTGCTGGCGTTGAACACAAGGCTGGGTTGCCTTCAGCGAGGTTTGAGCAGTGAGTCGGAGCAACAGCGGCTCGTGGAGGCCGCGTCGGAGACGCACCGCATCATCATGGTGACGGAGAACGGGCTGCCTTTCTGGAAGATGTGGAACACTCCCGCCTACCGGAAGCTGGTCGAGTCGCAGGACTTCATGGCCAG TGTAGTCAGCAAATACCTGGAGAGGACGAAAGTGGCGGATCAGAACGTCGAAACCGGAAGGGAGCTCACCGTGCTCGAAAAGTTGCTGTCTACGCCTGGAGCCGACCTCAAGGATGTCTTCGCCATGATACTCGACATGTTCCTAGCCGGCATCGACACG ACAGCGTACTCGACCACATTTATCCTCTACTACCTGGCAAGGAACCGGCGGTGTCAAGACAAGCTGGCTCTGGAGCTAGGAACCCTGCTTCCCACCAAAGACTCCAAGCTCAGCATGGAACAACTTCAGGAGGCGGTGTACCTCAGAGCCTGTATTAAGGAAAGCCTAAG ACTTAGCCCCATCGCAATAGGTGTCGGTCGGGTCCTTCCAGAAGACATCGTGCTCTCTGGATACACTGTTCCTGCAGGG ACTGTGCTCATCATGCACAACCAAGTGGCCTGCCGCCAGGAGAGCAACTACCCGGAGCCCGACGCGTACTGGCCCGAGCGGTGGCTGAAGGAGCGCAGCGAGGGGGGCCGGGCGCACCCGTTCACTCTGCTGCCATTCGGTTACGGACCACGGATGTGCATCGGCAAGCGCTTCGCCGAGACCGTCATGTGCCTGCTCGTGGCCAGG ATCGTTCGAAACTTCGTCTTGGAGTACAAACACGAGGATCTCGACTGCTTCACGCGGCTCATCAACGTGCCAGACAAGCCGCTCAGAATGACCTTTATCGACAGAAATTCATGA